From Maylandia zebra isolate NMK-2024a linkage group LG11, Mzebra_GT3a, whole genome shotgun sequence, one genomic window encodes:
- the nbn gene encoding nibrin — protein MWILTPQQQPTAEACYLLSGKAYVVGRKNCDILLPSDQSISRAHAHLSATEQTLTLKDTSKYGTFVNNQQITTPVNLKSGDLVTFGVFQSKFSVVHLQPVVCSSCLDNDGQASLSQVVLALGGKLVSSWSQDCTHLVMSSVKVTIKTISALLCCCPIVKPEFFSELSRAVQQKLPPPKAESFIPEIDEPSLNKDDVNLGAVPLRKQLYSGRTFIFLSAKQLKRLRVAVSFGGGRSQLLEEGSLPRDLLESPQSCVVDFTTGASQTLLSPSATEWANSVKSIVERKGLRVITESEIGLAAIYASCEKYCNPSSSDSDSVPKVTPRIPSASLSQSVAVDETVLPAASQDITAYAANTETSQRMRVSEVTGVTSVGETPEKKPHQYASQLRVISLVAQKTTTQCIVDETMSSSLTTAANAESQKKKSESKLAGEDSFDIRPQPSTPKTNSGTKTFPPKKSPQKPKISSQASPQKQSTLTTFFQPASKKRHLEDEPSAVTSEPKRPALASSVTARAPHTPAMSEEIPPLTHRGPATVSQTPLGSAADLFAGRSEARSEEPQSRKRKEMEDVIQMEELESIMSEDMDCFDEQPSINQGQQAKPEHSSAKQKQVLNTAESSSKRQRVHLEKNGITNQRPQAGSEKESSLQKNSQRSEQHAVRIKTEPADPADCTTANRGSSKLEEMSSASTSKDVIPFEEDDVSFIEDLELLNADIPQPKEEIKSPLKPVVIKQEVQESKIDEDLPKKLLLVEFKSLTVAAPPKAKQNQMQGNGHIKNFKCFRKSRVPGSEGFHHIIGGSDLLVHNRGKNSDLDEWLKDAAEEEQQSRRDETIGDDLFRYNPTKLSKRR, from the exons CTGAGGCCTGCTATCTCCTCTCGGGTAAAGCGTACGTGGTGGGCCGAAAGAATTGTGACATTCTTCTTCCGAGTGACCAGTCTATCAGCAGGGCTCACGCTCACCTAAGTGCTACAGAGCAG ACGCTGACTCTGAAAGACACCTCCAAGTATGGTACATTTGTCAACAACCAACAGATTACAACACCGGTGAACCTGAAATCAGGGGATTTAGTGACTTTTGGGGTTTTTCAAAGCAAATTCAG TGTGGTTCATCTGCAGCCAGTCGTGTGTTCATCGTGTTTGGACAACGATGGCCAAGCGTCGCTCTCTCAGGTCGTGCTAGCTTTGGGTGGAAAGCTGGTCAGCAGCTGGTCTCAGGACTGCACCCACCTGGTTATGTCTTCTGTTAAAGTTACCATTAAG accatttctgctctgctgtgctgctgTCCCATCGTGAAGCCAGAGTTCTTCTCAGAGCTCAGCAGAGCTGTTCAGCAGAAGTTACCGCCTCCTAAAGCCGAGAG CTTCATTCCTGAGATCGATGAGCCCAGCTTGAATAAAGACGATGTTAATCTTGGAGCGGTTCCACTTCGCAAACAGCTTTACAGTGGCCGGACCTTTATTTTCCTCAGCGCCAAACAG CTGAAGCGCCTTCGTGTGGCAGTGAGTTTTGGAGGTGGCAGGAGTCAGCTGCTGGAGGAGGGCAGCCTGCCTCGTGACCTGCTGGAGTCTCCGCAGAGCTGTGTGGTCGATTTTACAACAGGTGCCTCCCAAACTCTGCTGTCTCCCTCCGCAACAGAGTGGGCAAACTCTGTGAAGAGCATCGTTgaaag AAAAGGCCTTCGAGTCATCACAGAGTCTGAAATCGGTCTGGCTGCCATCTATGCTTCCTGTGAAAAATACTGCAATCCCTCAAGCTCAGACTCAG ACTCTGTACCAAAAGTGACACCCAGAATCCCAAGCGCCTCGCTGTCACAGAGCGTAGCTGTGGATGAGACCGTGTTACCTGCAGCATCGCAGGACATCACGGCGTATGCAGCGAACACAGAGACatcacagag GATGCGGGTTTCTGAGGTCACCGGGGTGACGTCGGTAGGGGAGACGCCTGAGAAGAAGCCGCACCAGTATGCCAGTCAGCTCCGTGTAATCAGCCTCGTGGCTCAGAAAACGACCACTCAGTGTATTGTGGATGAAACAATGAGCTCGTCGCTCACCACTGCAGCAAACGCAGaatcacagaagaagaagtctgAATCCAAGCTAGCAG gtGAAGACAGTTTTGACATCAGACCACAGCCATCAACTCCTAAGACTAACAGTGGCACCAAGACTTTCCCTCCGAAGAAGTCTCCTCAGAAACCAAAAATCTCTTCACAAGCTTCTCCACAGAAACAGTCGACTCTGACCACTTTCTTTCAGCCAGCCAGCAAGAAAAG GCATTTGGAGGACGAGCCCTCGGCTGTCACGTCAGAGCCAAAGCGACCTGCACTAGCATCATCCGTCACTGCTCGGGCACCACACACCCCGGCCATGTCTGAAGAAATCCCCCCACTTACACACAGAGGCCCTGCTACTGTGTCCCAGACTCCACTCGGGTCAGCAGCTGATTTGTTCGCAGGACGGTCAGAGGCTCGCTCAGAGGAACCACAGAGTAGAAAGAGGAAGGAGATGGAAGATGTGATACAGATGGAGGAACTGGAGTCCATTATGTCTGAAGATATGGACTGCTTTGATGAGCAACCCTCAATTAATCAAGGCCAGCAAGCAAAACCTGAGCACAGTTCAGCTAAACAGAAACAAGTTTTAAATACTGCGGAGTCTTCGAGCAAGAGGCAACGTGTCCACCTAGAGAAAAATGGGATAACCAATCAAAGGCCACAGGCAGGTTCGGAGAAAGAATCGAGTTTGCAGAAGAACAGCCAGCGATCTGAACAGCACGCTGTCCGTATTAAGACAGAGCCAGCTGACCCAGCTGACTGCACAACGGCTAATCGTGGGTCGAGTAAACTAGAAGAAATGTCATCAGCCAGTACGAGTAAAGATGTGATTCCTTTTGAAGAAGATGATGTGTCCTTCATTGAG gaTTTAGAACTACTCAATGCAGATATTCCTCAGCCTAAAGAAGAGATTAAAAGCCCTCTGAAACCAGTTGTGATCAAACAGGAAGTCCAA GAGTCAAAGATCGATGAAGACCTTCCTAAGAAGCTGCTGTTGGTGGAGTTTAAATCTCTCACCGTGGCAGCTCCTCCCAAAGCCAAGCAAAATCAGATGCAGGGCAATGGCCACATAAAGAACTTCAAATGTTTCCGCAAG AGTCGTGTGCCGGGCTCGGAGGGCTTTCATCACATTATTGGAGGATCTGATCTGCTGGTTCACAACCGGGGCAAGAACTCTGATCTGGATGAATGGTTGAAAGATGCAGCTGAG GAGGAgcaacagagcaggagggacgAGACCATAGGAGATGATCTCTTTAG